The sequence CAACTACGAACTGAACGGCAAGTACCAGCTCACGCCCGCGTTCAGCGTCGGCGGCGCATACACGTATACGGACGGCCACGTCGAGAACACCGTCAAATACGGTTCCGATCCGAAGTGGCACCAGGTCGACCTGATGGCGGTATACCGCTTGTCGGTGCGCACCGACGTCTATCTCGAAGGGATGTACCAGCACGCATCGGGCCGCAATTACGTCGCGATGATCAACACCGCGGGCGGCGCGTCGTCCACCGGCAACCAGGTCGTCGCTGCGGTCGGCCTGCGCACGCGCTTCTGACGGGCGCGGCGCCGCATCGCGCGCTGCCGGGGACAGAGCCCGAATTTACGGCTTGACATCGCGCGCGGCGTTGACGAGAGTGACCGTTCGTCCGTGTCGAAGGCGCCGCTCTTATGCATGCCGTATCCCGTCGTCCGTCGTTGAGCAGCGCGGTGTTCTACCGCGATCCGCGCGCCGCGCTCGAATGGCTCGAGCGCGCATTCGGTTTTGCGCGCGGCATTGTCGTGAGCGATGCGCAAGGGCGCATCGCGCACGCCGAGCTGTCGTTCGGCGACGGCGTCGTGATGATCGGCGCCGCCGGCTGGAGCGAGTTCGCGTTCAGCCCCGAATCGCTCGACGGCAAGAACACGCAATGCGTGCACGTGCAGCTCGAGTCCGATCTCGACGCGCATTGCGAACGGGCCCGCGCCGCGGGCGCCGTGATCCTGCAGGAACCCGCCGATCAGTTCTACGGCGACCGTACGTACCGAGCACGCGATCCGGAGCGGCACGTCTGGACGTTCGCGCGGACGGTGCGCCGCGTGTCGCGCGAGGAAGCCGAGCGGCATGGCGGGCTTTCGATCGAAGGGGGGCGTTGAGCGCCGCGCGACGCGGCCGGCGGCCCGCACGGCGTTTCGCCGTTTCGCCATGCCGTTGTTTCAGCACTTCGTCGCCGCTTCGTCCCGGCACCCGCCCACTGCCGGGACGATGCCGCGACAATCCGCCATGCCAGGTTCGCCGCGCTCCGATTTTCGCGGTGTCGCGCAATTGAATCACCCCCATTCCCCACTGTTTCCGGCGCATTTTTTGCCGTACGCTTTTTCAACGAGCGCTTGCCAATCCATTTCACGGGAATATGTCCGCCAAAATCCGGACATAATCGGAAATCATTTCAATGCCGACGCGAACCGGTTTTCGCGGCTCGAATTATTCCTCTTGGATCGCGTTATTGCGTTGAGCGCTTTGCACAGTAAAATGGCGGCCGGGTAGCGGCAAGGTGCACGTGCCTTGTGCAGGATGAACCGCGCGAATTGTCCGCTTTGCCATGCCCGAGTTCGATTTCGGTATTAATTGTCCGAATCGGGATGCGGCGGCTTTATTGGCCGGGCATCATCCGTTCACGCTGGAATGCTGGAGATCAAAAGACGATGGCAACACGGGGCGAATTTTCATTGAGCGAGGTGCCCGCGCACGAGCGCAAAGGCGCACTGTCGATCACGATGGTGCTGCTCACCTTCACGTTCTTCACGGGTACGATGTTCGCGGGCGGCAAGATCGGCGTCGCGTTTCGCGTCGTCGACATGCTGTGGGTCGCGGTCGTCCGCAATCTGCTGCTTGCCGCCTATGCGGCCGCGCTCGCGTTCGTCGCGTCGCGCAGCGGGCTCAATTCGGTGCTGATGGGGCGTTTCTGTTTCGGCGAGGTCGGCAGCAAGCTGTCCGATTTCCTGCTCGGCTTCGCCGAACTCGGCTGGTATGCGTGGGGCACCGCGACGGTGGCGATCGTGCTCGTCAAGCTGCTCGGCTGGCCCGCGTCGGTGACGACGCCGCTGATGGTGCTGTTCGGGTTCGGCTTCTCGATTACCGCGATCGTCGGCTATCGCGGGATGGACGCGCTCTCGCGCGTGTCGGTGCCGCTGATGTTCGCGCTGCTCGTCGTGTCGATGTGGATCGCCACGCGCGACGTCGGCGGCTGGCCGGGCCTCGCGAAGATCGCGCCGACGCAGCCGATGAGCTTCGCCGCCGCGGTCACGATGGTGTTCGGCACGTTCGCGAGCGGCGCGACGCAGGCGACGAACTGGACGCGGCTCGCGAAGAGCGGCCGCGCGGCCGTCGCGGCGAGCATGATCGGCTTTTTCGTCGGCAATGGGCTGATGATCGTCGCGGGCGCGTATTGCGCGATCGTCTATCAGCAGTCCGACATCGTCGAAGTGATGATGCTGCAAGGGCTGTCGATCGCGGCCGTCGTGATGCTCTGCCTGAACCTGTGGACGATTCAGGGGCCGACGATCTACAACGTGTCGGCGGCCGCGTGCCATCTGTTGCGCAGCGAACGCCGCCGCACGCTGACGCTCGTCGGCGCGGCGGTCGGCATCGTGCTCGCGATCGGCGGCATGTACGAGATGCTGATCCCGTTCCTGATCCTGCTCGGCTCGATCATTCCGCCCGTCGGCGGCGTGATTCTCGCCGATTTCTGGTATCGGCACCGCGGCCGCTATCCGGCGATCGCGAGCGCCCGGCTGCCGCGCTTCAATATCGCCGGGCTCGCCGCATATGCGATCGGCGCGGCGCTCGCGTACGCATCGCCGTGGATCGCGCCGCTCGTCGGCATCGCCGCGTCGTCGTTCTGCTACATCGTGTTCGTGCAGATCGCGGGCCGCGCGGTGCGCGCGCCGTCGGTCCAGGGAGAGTGAAGCGATGAGTCTGACCATCAGCGAGATCCTGCAACTGCCCGGTCTCGAAGAGCTCCAGCTGCGCGCGGGCGAGCGCAGCGTGCAGCGGCCGGTGCGCTGGTACTACGTCGCGGAGAACGAAGGCATCGCCGATTGGGTGATGGGCGGCGAGCTCGTGTTCGTCACCGGGATCAATCATCCGTGCGACGAGGCGAACCTGCTGCAGCTGATTCGCGAGGGCGCGAAGAGCCGCATCGCCGGGATGGTGATCCTGACGGGCGAGGCGTTCATCCGCCGCATCCCCGATTCGGTCGTCGCGCTTGCCGAGCAGCTCGAGATCGTGCTGATCGAGCAGCCGTATCTGCTGAAGATGGTGATCGTCACGCAGTTGATCGGCACCGCGCTCGCGCGGCACGAGAACACGCTGCGCTCGCAGCGCGACATCGTGAACCAGCTGCTGACGGGCGACTACCCGAGCATCGACATCGCCGCCCATCGCGCGCGCAATCTGCAGCTCGCGCTCGATCGGCCGCGCCGCGTCGTCGCGCTGCGGCTCGCGGGCGTGCCCGCGCTTTTCGAAGGGCGCGATCCGGCCGCGGCGGAGGCGCTGCTGCAGGATGCACGGCAGACGGTTCAGCGCGGCCTCGACGACTGGCTGCGCGACGAGGAAGGCGCACTGCCCGTCGTCGAGCAGGGCGAGCTGTTCGTGCTGCTGCTGCCGTGCGACGATCCGCGCTTCAGGAAGCAAAAGCTCGCGCTCGGCGCGCTGCGCGACGCGTTGAACCGGCAAACCGGGCCGCTCGCGCTGTTCGTCGGGATTTCGTCGACGGTCGGCGCCGCGCGCCATTACTGCCGCGGGCTCGCCGAGGCGCGGCAGGCGCTCGGCGTCGCCGAGGGCATGCGCGCGGGGCAGGGCCTGTGCGACTACAGCGAGCTCGGCGTGCTGAAGCTGCTCGCCGCGATTCCCGATCCGACGCTGATCGACGGCTTCGTGAAGGAAACGCTCGGCAATCTGCTCGACAGCAACCGCAAGCATCCGACGATGCTGATCGAGACGCTCGAGGCGCTGCTTCAGGAAAACGGCAACGCGATCAAGGCGGCCGAGCAGTTGTCGATCCACCGCAACACGCTCAATCACCGGCTGCGCAGGATCGAGACGCAGTCGGGGCAATCGCTCGCCGATCCGTATTTTCGGCTGAACGCATCCGTCGCGCTGCTCGCGTGGCGGATGTCGGATACGCAACGACAGGAGTTCTGATGAAGCTCATCAACGCGACGCTGCGCAAGCGCAGCGGCCTTTTCAGCATCGTGCTCGACGGCGGCGCGATCGCGAGCGTCACGCCGCAGCCGGCGCGTGTCGACGCGCCGCACGCGCCGCGGGCGGACGTGATCGACGCCGACGGCAAGCTCGTGATCCCGCCGCTCGTCGAGCCGCACATCCATCTCGACGCGGTGCTGACGGCGGGCGAGCCCGAATGGAACATGAGCGGCACGCTGTTCGAGGGGATCGAGCGCTGGGCGCAGCGCAAGGCGACGATCACGCACGAGGACACGAAGGCCCGCGCGCATGCGGCGATCGGGATGTTGCGCGATCACGGCATTCAGCACGTGCGCACGCACGTCGACGTGACCGACCCTTCGCTCGCGGCGCTGAAGGCGATGCTCGAGGTGAAGGACGAGGCGCGCGGGCTGATCGATCTGCAGATCGTCGCGTTCCCGCAGGAAGGCATCGAATCGTTCGGCGGCGGCCGCGCGCTGATGGAGCGGGCAATCGAGGTGGGCGCGGACGTCGTCGGCGGCATTCCGCACTTCGAGAACACGCGCGAGCAGGGCGTGAGCTCGATCCGGTTCCTGATGGATCTCGCCGAGCGCAGCGGCTGCCTGGTCGATGTGCACTGCGACGAGACCGACGATCCGAACTCGCGCTTTCTCGAGGTGCTCGCCGAGGAAGCGCGCGTGCGCGGGATCGGCGCGCGCGTGACGGCGAGCCATACGACGGCGATGGGCTCGTACGACAATGCGTACTGCTCGAAGCTGTTCCGCTTGCTGAAGCGCTCGCAGATCAATTTCATCTCGTGCCCGACCGAAAGCATCCATCTGCAAGGCCGCTTCGATACGTTCCCGAAGCGCCGCGGTCTCACGCGCGTCGCCGAGCTCGATCGCGCCGGCATGAACGTGTGCTTCGGCCAGGATTCGATTCGGGACCCCTGGTATCCGCTCGGCAACGGCAACATCCTGCGCGCGCTCGATGCGGGGCTGCACATCTGCCACATGATGGGCTATCAGGATCTCGCGCGCAGCCTCGATTTCGTCACCGAGCACAGCGCGCGCGCGATGCATCTCGGCGAGCGCTACGGCATCGAGCCGGGGCGGCCGGCGAATCTCGTCGTGCTCGACGCATCCGACGATTACGAGGCGCTGCGGCGGCAGGCGAAGGCGCTGCTGTCGATTCGCGGCGGCGAAGTGATCATGCGCCGCGTGCCCGAGCGCATCGCGTACCCGGCCGCGCGCTGACGGGCGGCGGCGGGCGCATGCGGACCGCCGTTCATCGTTCATCGTTCATCGCTCACCGCTCACCGCTCACCGCGCGCGGCTCGGCCGCGCCGGGTGCGCGCGTTCGTGCCCGTGCCGCAGCCGCAGGCTCGCGAGCGCGGCGACGCCGAGCGCGATCGCGAGCAACGCGAGACCGTTCTTCGCGTGGCCGGTCGTCTGCTCGATCGTGCCGACGACGGTCGGCCCGACGAAGCCGCCGAGCAGGCCGCACGTATTGACGAGGCCGAGCCCGCCCGCGAGCGCGCTGCCCGCGAGGCGCGAGGCCGGGAACGTGAAGACGATCGATTGCACGACGAAGAACATCGACGCGGCGACGCACACGCTCGCGAGCGCGGCCGCGGGCGGCGCATACGCCGCGCAGACGAGCCCCGCGGCCATCACCCCGAGCCCCGCGCACAGAATCCGCCGCGATCGCGACGAATCGCGCGCGAAGCGCGGCAATGTCGCCGCGCCGAGCGCCGCGGCAAGCCACGGCATCGCGGCGAGCAGGCCGACGACGATCGGGCTGAAGCGCCCCGATTCGCCGATGATGCCGGGCAGGAAGAAGATCATCGTGTAGATCGTCAGTTGATGGCAGAAGTACACGAAGATCGCGAGCCAGATCTGCGGATCGCGCAGCGCGACGCCGAACGCCTGCGCGCCGTGCGCCGCCGCGCTCTGTGCCTGCTCGCTCGCGAGCGCGCGCTCGAGTGCGCGGCCGAGCTCGGGCGCGAGCCAGCGGGCGTCGCTCGGCCGCTCCGGCAGGCGGGCCCAGACGACGAAGGCGAGCGCGATCGCCGGCACGCCTTCGACGATGAAGAGCCACTGCCAGCCGTGCAGCCCGAGCGCGCCGTCGAGTGCGAGCAGCGCGCCCGCGAGCGGGCCGCCGACGATGTTCGCCACGCATACGCCGAGCAGGAAATAGCCGGTCGCGCGCGCACGTTCCTCGTGGCCGAACCAGTACGTCAGATACAGCATCACGCCGGGAAAGAGCCCCGCTTCGGCGGCGCCGAGCAGCAGCCGCATCGCGTAGAACGACGTCTCGCCGCGCACGAGCGCCATCGCGACGGACAGCGCGCCCCAAGTGATCATGATCCGCGCGATCCAGAAGCGTGCGCCGACGCGATGCATGATCAGATTGCTCGGGATCTCGAACAATGCGTACGTGACGAAGAAGAGCCCCGCGCCGAGGCCGTAGGCGGCCGACGAGAGGCCGAGATCGATGCCCATCGAATGCTTCGCGAACGCGATGTTCGTGCGGTCGAGAAAGCTGATCACGTACGCGGTGATCAGAATCGGCATCAGCTTGCGAAACAGCAGGCGGTTCAGCGATGCGCGCGCGCTGCCGGCGGGCGCGCAGAAGGCTTCGGCATGAGGCGTGGACATAAGTGCGGCTCCGTGGGAACGAGCCGGAGCGCACGGCAAGCACGGCGCTCCGCGTTCAGCAGATGACGGGCAGATGCGCGGGTCGCGCGCCGGCGGCGCTCGCGGGGAGCGGGGCGAAAGGCGGCCTGCCGGGCAGCGGCGTGCGCCGATGCCGCGTGTCTGCGCTTGCGTGTCGAATGGTCGGGCGGTGCGCGTTCAGAAGTTGACCGCGCCGCCGCCCTTGAGCGCGAGCATCGCGCGCGCTTCGGCGGGCGTCGCGATCTCGAGCGACAATCCTTCGAGTACCTGACGAATCTTGCGTACCTGCGCGGCGCTCGATTCGGCGAGCCGGCCGGGGGCGATCCACAACGAATCCTCGAGGCCGACGCGTACGTTCGCGCCCTGGGCCGCGCCGATCGTCGCGAGCGGAATCTGGTGCTTGCCCGCGCCGAGAATCGACCACACGTAGTCGGCGCCGAACAGGCGGTCCGCCGTGCGGCGCATGTGCGCGAGATCCTCCGGATGCGCGCCGATGCCGCCGAGCAGCCCGAACACGCTCTGGACGAAGAACGGCGGCTTCGCGAGCCCGCGCTCGACGAAATGCGCGAGGTTGTACAGGTGCGAGATGTCGTAGCACTCGAATTCGAAACGGGTGCCGTTCGCGCCGCAGCTCGCGAGAATCGTCTCGATGTCGGCGAACGTGTTCTTGAACACGAGGTCGCGGCTCTTTTCCAGATGTTCGCGTTCCCACGGATGCCGGAATTCGCGAAAGCGCTCGAGCATCGGATACAGGCCGAAGTTCATCGAGCCCATGTTCAGCGAAGCGACTTCGGGCTGGAAATGATGCGCGGGGCGCAGGCGCTCGGCGACCGTCATGTGCGGGCTGCCGCCCGTCGTGATGTTGATCACCGCGTCGGTGCGCGCCTTGATGCGCGGCAGGAACTCGGCGAACACGGCCGGGTCCTGCGTCGGCCGGCCGTCGGCCGGATCGCGGGCGTGCAGGTGCAGGATCGCCGCGCCCGCTTCGGCCGCCGCGATCGCCGCTTCCTCGATCTCGCGCGGCGTGACGGGTAGATGCGGCGACATCGACGGTGTATGGATCGCGCCCGTCGGCGCGCAGGTGATGATGACTTTGCGGGGGCTGGCCACGTTAGGGCTCCTTTCGATGCTCGGCGGTGAAGGGCGGCGCGTCAGAGCGCCTCGACGTTGCCGCAGACGGAAATCGCCTGCCCGGAAATCCCGTGCCCGCCCGGTGAGCAGAGGAACAGCGCGGTCGCGGCGATCTCGTCCGGATCGGTCATCCGGCGCAGCGAGATCTTCTCGAGATAGCGCGCCTGCATCTCGTCGTAGCCGATGCCGAGTTGCGCGGCGCGCGCCTCGATCACGCGGCGGATGCGCGGGCCGCGCACGATGCCCGGCTGGATCGCGTTCACGCGGATGCCGAGCGGGCCGAGCTCGATCGCGAGGCTTTTCACGAGGCCGACGACGGCCCATTTCGTGGCCGAGTACGGCGTGCGCAACGCATAGCCGAGACGCCCCGCGACCGACGACAGCGCGATGATCGCGCCGCCGTGCGGCGCGTCGCGCAGCATCGGCACCGCGCGGCGCGCGAACTGGAACTGCGCGTTCAGGTTGACCGCGACCGTCTGTTCCCATTGCGCGGGATCGATCTCGTCGATGCCGCCCGTCGGCCCGGCGATGCCGGCGTTGTTCACGAGCACGTCGAGCCCGCCGAGCGTGCGCGTGACGTCGTCGAACACGCGCTCGACCGCGGCCGCGTCGGCGACGTCGGCGAGCGTCGCGCCGAGCGCGGCGCGCGAGGGGCGCTGCGCGAGCGCGGCGAGCGCCTTCCCGGATGCGTCGCAGACGTGGACCTGGCCGCCGCATTCGGCGAACGCGTCGGCGATCGCGAGCCCGATGCCGGACGCGCCGCCCGTCACGAGTACGCGCAGCCCGGCGTACGGTTTCAGCAGATCGATTGCAGCCATGCGTGGGTGTCTCCCGAGTGATCGCGATTCTTGTTCGGCGATGCGCACGATGCGCATCGCGATATTGGTGATGCGCGCGCGAGGCGGGCGGCGCCGCCTGCGCGCGGCGCGCCGCTATTCGTTCGCGAGCCGGCGCGGGCCGAGACGCGCGCGTTCGGCCGCGAGCGTCTCGGCGAGATCGTGCGCGGCGCCGCCGATGTCGAGCGCGATGCCCGCGCGCGCGCCGGCGCCGTCGCGGCGCTCGAGCGCGTCGACGATCGCGCGGTGCGCGTCCATCGAACGCCGCATGTGCGGCACGTCGAGCGCGATCATGTTCAGGAACGGGCCGATCCGCATCCATAGATTGCGAATGATCGCGAGCG is a genomic window of Burkholderia mallei ATCC 23344 containing:
- a CDS encoding VOC family protein, producing the protein MHAVSRRPSLSSAVFYRDPRAALEWLERAFGFARGIVVSDAQGRIAHAELSFGDGVVMIGAAGWSEFAFSPESLDGKNTQCVHVQLESDLDAHCERARAAGAVILQEPADQFYGDRTYRARDPERHVWTFARTVRRVSREEAERHGGLSIEGGR
- the codB gene encoding cytosine permease; protein product: MATRGEFSLSEVPAHERKGALSITMVLLTFTFFTGTMFAGGKIGVAFRVVDMLWVAVVRNLLLAAYAAALAFVASRSGLNSVLMGRFCFGEVGSKLSDFLLGFAELGWYAWGTATVAIVLVKLLGWPASVTTPLMVLFGFGFSITAIVGYRGMDALSRVSVPLMFALLVVSMWIATRDVGGWPGLAKIAPTQPMSFAAAVTMVFGTFASGATQATNWTRLAKSGRAAVAASMIGFFVGNGLMIVAGAYCAIVYQQSDIVEVMMLQGLSIAAVVMLCLNLWTIQGPTIYNVSAAACHLLRSERRRTLTLVGAAVGIVLAIGGMYEMLIPFLILLGSIIPPVGGVILADFWYRHRGRYPAIASARLPRFNIAGLAAYAIGAALAYASPWIAPLVGIAASSFCYIVFVQIAGRAVRAPSVQGE
- a CDS encoding PucR family transcriptional regulator; protein product: MSLTISEILQLPGLEELQLRAGERSVQRPVRWYYVAENEGIADWVMGGELVFVTGINHPCDEANLLQLIREGAKSRIAGMVILTGEAFIRRIPDSVVALAEQLEIVLIEQPYLLKMVIVTQLIGTALARHENTLRSQRDIVNQLLTGDYPSIDIAAHRARNLQLALDRPRRVVALRLAGVPALFEGRDPAAAEALLQDARQTVQRGLDDWLRDEEGALPVVEQGELFVLLLPCDDPRFRKQKLALGALRDALNRQTGPLALFVGISSTVGAARHYCRGLAEARQALGVAEGMRAGQGLCDYSELGVLKLLAAIPDPTLIDGFVKETLGNLLDSNRKHPTMLIETLEALLQENGNAIKAAEQLSIHRNTLNHRLRRIETQSGQSLADPYFRLNASVALLAWRMSDTQRQEF
- the codA gene encoding cytosine deaminase; the encoded protein is MKLINATLRKRSGLFSIVLDGGAIASVTPQPARVDAPHAPRADVIDADGKLVIPPLVEPHIHLDAVLTAGEPEWNMSGTLFEGIERWAQRKATITHEDTKARAHAAIGMLRDHGIQHVRTHVDVTDPSLAALKAMLEVKDEARGLIDLQIVAFPQEGIESFGGGRALMERAIEVGADVVGGIPHFENTREQGVSSIRFLMDLAERSGCLVDVHCDETDDPNSRFLEVLAEEARVRGIGARVTASHTTAMGSYDNAYCSKLFRLLKRSQINFISCPTESIHLQGRFDTFPKRRGLTRVAELDRAGMNVCFGQDSIRDPWYPLGNGNILRALDAGLHICHMMGYQDLARSLDFVTEHSARAMHLGERYGIEPGRPANLVVLDASDDYEALRRQAKALLSIRGGEVIMRRVPERIAYPAAR
- a CDS encoding MFS transporter; this translates as MSTPHAEAFCAPAGSARASLNRLLFRKLMPILITAYVISFLDRTNIAFAKHSMGIDLGLSSAAYGLGAGLFFVTYALFEIPSNLIMHRVGARFWIARIMITWGALSVAMALVRGETSFYAMRLLLGAAEAGLFPGVMLYLTYWFGHEERARATGYFLLGVCVANIVGGPLAGALLALDGALGLHGWQWLFIVEGVPAIALAFVVWARLPERPSDARWLAPELGRALERALASEQAQSAAAHGAQAFGVALRDPQIWLAIFVYFCHQLTIYTMIFFLPGIIGESGRFSPIVVGLLAAMPWLAAALGAATLPRFARDSSRSRRILCAGLGVMAAGLVCAAYAPPAAALASVCVAASMFFVVQSIVFTFPASRLAGSALAGGLGLVNTCGLLGGFVGPTVVGTIEQTTGHAKNGLALLAIALGVAALASLRLRHGHERAHPARPSRAR
- a CDS encoding 3-keto-5-aminohexanoate cleavage protein, giving the protein MASPRKVIITCAPTGAIHTPSMSPHLPVTPREIEEAAIAAAEAGAAILHLHARDPADGRPTQDPAVFAEFLPRIKARTDAVINITTGGSPHMTVAERLRPAHHFQPEVASLNMGSMNFGLYPMLERFREFRHPWEREHLEKSRDLVFKNTFADIETILASCGANGTRFEFECYDISHLYNLAHFVERGLAKPPFFVQSVFGLLGGIGAHPEDLAHMRRTADRLFGADYVWSILGAGKHQIPLATIGAAQGANVRVGLEDSLWIAPGRLAESSAAQVRKIRQVLEGLSLEIATPAEARAMLALKGGGAVNF
- a CDS encoding SDR family oxidoreductase; this translates as MAAIDLLKPYAGLRVLVTGGASGIGLAIADAFAECGGQVHVCDASGKALAALAQRPSRAALGATLADVADAAAVERVFDDVTRTLGGLDVLVNNAGIAGPTGGIDEIDPAQWEQTVAVNLNAQFQFARRAVPMLRDAPHGGAIIALSSVAGRLGYALRTPYSATKWAVVGLVKSLAIELGPLGIRVNAIQPGIVRGPRIRRVIEARAAQLGIGYDEMQARYLEKISLRRMTDPDEIAATALFLCSPGGHGISGQAISVCGNVEAL